A window from Dehalobacter sp. DCA encodes these proteins:
- a CDS encoding respiratory chain complex I subunit 1 family protein, whose amino-acid sequence MKDCTPGRIGNEAMNSIAYIIIQLIVILLAAPLVGGLIKKVKALTQKRKGAPVLQMYFDLYKLLQKTSVVSEVSSWIYKAAPYIVFATALTAALLVPVSTKIVPVLIPGDFIMLVSILALGRFFMMAAALDTGSTFGGMGSSREAMISSLIEPSILVTLFTVGLLSGSTSLPRIMQTVQVTGFPLAHPVYMMVGLALLIIIIAETSRIPVDDPSTHLELTMVHEAMILEYSGRHLALLEYGAAVKQLVFITLFVNLFIPHDQLIPFMGFGAVILSLLLYLLKVVLMAVVIALIEVNTVKFKLFSIPNLAALSFILAFLGILQFFILGGYHV is encoded by the coding sequence ATGAAAGACTGTACACCGGGAAGGATAGGAAATGAAGCAATGAACAGCATCGCCTATATAATCATTCAACTGATTGTGATTCTTTTGGCTGCACCGCTTGTGGGCGGCCTGATCAAAAAGGTCAAGGCTTTGACCCAAAAGCGCAAAGGTGCGCCTGTCTTGCAGATGTATTTTGATCTTTATAAACTGCTGCAAAAGACCTCTGTCGTTTCAGAGGTATCTTCGTGGATTTACAAGGCAGCTCCGTATATCGTTTTTGCGACAGCTCTGACTGCCGCGCTACTGGTTCCTGTGTCAACCAAGATTGTACCGGTTCTGATTCCGGGTGATTTTATTATGCTCGTTTCCATCCTGGCACTCGGCAGGTTTTTTATGATGGCTGCAGCCCTGGATACGGGGAGTACCTTCGGCGGGATGGGAAGCAGCAGGGAGGCCATGATTTCTTCACTGATTGAACCATCCATCCTTGTAACCCTGTTTACGGTAGGCCTCCTTTCCGGGTCCACTTCACTGCCTCGCATTATGCAGACCGTACAGGTTACAGGGTTTCCTTTGGCTCATCCGGTTTATATGATGGTGGGGTTGGCGCTGCTGATCATTATCATTGCAGAGACATCCAGGATCCCGGTCGATGATCCGTCCACCCATCTGGAATTAACGATGGTGCATGAAGCGATGATCCTGGAGTATTCAGGCCGGCACCTAGCTTTGTTGGAATACGGCGCAGCAGTGAAACAGTTGGTTTTTATAACACTTTTTGTGAATTTATTCATTCCGCATGACCAGCTGATTCCGTTTATGGGCTTCGGCGCTGTTATTTTGTCACTTCTGCTTTATTTGCTCAAAGTGGTCCTTATGGCGGTGGTCATCGCATTGATTGAAGTCAATACCGTTAAGTTTAAGCTTTTCAGCATCCCGAATCTGGCTGCCTTATCTTTTATTCTCGCTTTTCTGGGAATTTTGCAATTCTTTATCCTGGGAGGTTATCATGTCTGA
- a CDS encoding Ger(x)C family spore germination protein has protein sequence MNKLLKKLRFKYIGTFSVLLSLLLFCSGCWSNKEVETLAFVTLSSFDYTQINGQDVWTAATLVLGTQGSQGQNQGKESSPKVNTEQLFTGQGSTMQDAIRNYSAKLSTVPFYGYATGFILGEEAAKEKAPEIIEHYARFPQTRPRDIILVAKGEAKEILKTGGTMNQLFSEETSQFIDLKATNTGKSYGMYFYKFVSWLTSTDRDAVLPQIKIMPLESDNKESEANPKTEASIIEGLGVFQAGHLVGWLDEEQTLGFLLLTQKISKGPISIPVQKDGTMFNYFLSSSTYKVKPVVTNGEISYQVTIQTKGEIDENNGLRLTKEDIEQLEPVISEKLKKIATATVNQAKTYKADFLGFSEKLHHKDPKTFHALGSEWREAFVKASVEINVKAKIISTGRLKEKLEVNPPNE, from the coding sequence TTGAATAAACTACTGAAAAAACTCCGTTTTAAATACATAGGGACCTTCAGCGTTTTGCTCTCACTTTTATTATTCTGTTCAGGATGCTGGAGCAATAAGGAAGTCGAAACGCTAGCTTTTGTCACGCTAAGCAGCTTTGACTATACCCAAATCAACGGTCAGGATGTTTGGACTGCGGCTACGCTAGTCCTGGGAACACAAGGCAGTCAGGGACAGAATCAAGGAAAAGAGTCAAGTCCGAAAGTCAATACGGAACAGCTTTTTACCGGTCAGGGATCAACAATGCAAGATGCAATTAGAAATTATTCCGCAAAATTATCAACTGTCCCTTTTTATGGTTACGCTACAGGCTTTATTCTTGGGGAGGAGGCTGCCAAAGAAAAGGCACCTGAGATTATTGAACATTATGCCCGCTTCCCGCAGACCCGGCCACGCGATATCATTTTGGTGGCCAAAGGTGAAGCCAAGGAAATACTTAAGACGGGAGGCACGATGAACCAGTTGTTTTCTGAGGAAACGTCCCAGTTTATCGATTTAAAAGCCACAAACACCGGCAAATCTTATGGTATGTATTTCTATAAATTTGTATCCTGGCTGACAAGCACTGACCGCGATGCCGTTTTACCACAAATTAAGATTATGCCCTTGGAATCGGATAACAAAGAATCCGAAGCTAATCCCAAAACTGAGGCAAGCATTATCGAAGGCCTGGGTGTTTTTCAGGCTGGCCATTTGGTGGGCTGGCTTGATGAGGAACAAACCCTTGGTTTTCTGCTGCTGACGCAAAAAATCAGCAAAGGCCCGATTTCCATCCCCGTTCAGAAGGACGGAACCATGTTTAACTATTTTCTAAGCAGTTCAACGTATAAAGTAAAACCAGTCGTCACCAACGGAGAGATATCTTACCAGGTTACAATTCAGACAAAAGGAGAAATTGATGAAAATAACGGTTTAAGACTGACCAAAGAGGATATTGAGCAATTAGAACCTGTCATTAGTGAAAAACTAAAAAAAATAGCCACTGCAACAGTTAACCAGGCCAAAACCTACAAGGCTGATTTTTTGGGTTTCTCCGAAAAGCTGCATCACAAAGATCCCAAAACATTTCATGCTTTGGGATCGGAATGGCGGGAAGCTTTTGTAAAGGCTAGTGTTGAAATTAATGTGAAAGCAAAGATCATTAGCACCGGCAGATTGAAAGAAAAATTAGAAGTGAATCCTCCGAATGAATAA
- a CDS encoding TetR/AcrR family transcriptional regulator: METKQKLMDSAFRLFADKGTEFSLTEVASEVGIQKASIYAHFSSKEDLLYAVINREINQYFLEINAHCDDLKSMFVMILDYYDKSLTKLYFWKRLLLFPPKAFAETLIAKIHCLSEERFQMVKGIIQANMDKGIIRCQDPESVAISYTAMTHGLLSSILIYQPEDVTVHFEEIWENFWRGICSNG, from the coding sequence GTGGAAACGAAGCAAAAGCTGATGGACTCGGCTTTCAGATTGTTTGCAGACAAAGGGACAGAGTTTTCCCTAACCGAAGTTGCCAGTGAAGTTGGCATCCAAAAAGCATCGATCTATGCCCACTTTTCCAGTAAAGAAGATTTATTGTATGCGGTCATCAATCGGGAAATTAACCAGTACTTCTTGGAAATCAACGCGCATTGTGATGATCTGAAAAGCATGTTCGTTATGATCCTCGATTACTATGACAAGTCGCTGACCAAACTGTATTTCTGGAAGAGGCTGTTGCTTTTTCCACCCAAAGCTTTCGCTGAAACGCTGATCGCAAAAATCCACTGCTTATCAGAAGAGCGGTTTCAAATGGTTAAAGGTATTATTCAAGCCAATATGGATAAAGGGATTATCCGGTGCCAGGATCCCGAATCCGTGGCAATATCCTATACGGCCATGACTCACGGGCTGCTGTCAAGCATCCTCATTTATCAGCCTGAAGATGTGACTGTCCATTTTGAGGAGATTTGGGAGAATTTCTGGCGGGGGATCTGTTCAAATGGTTAA
- a CDS encoding Ger(x)C family spore germination protein: MKKLLKKLRFRYIGTFSILLSLLLFCSGCWSNKEVETLAFVTLSSYDYTQINGQDVWTAATLILKPQGSQGQDEGKKSSLSGNAEQLVTGQGPTMQDAIRNYSAKLSTVPFYGYATGTIIGEEAAKRKAPEMIEHRARFPQTRPRDILLVAKGEVKEILMTGGTMDQLFSTEVSQFIDLKATNTGKSYSMYFYKFVSWLTSTDRDAVLPQIKIIPLESDNKESGANPKTEGSIIEGLGVFQSGHLVGWLDEEQTIGFLLLTQKINKGPISIPVQKDGTMFNYFLSSSAYKVKPVVTNGEISYQVTIQTKGEIDENNGLRLTKEDIEQLEPVISEKLKKIATATVNQAKTYKADFLGFSEKLHHKDPKTFHALGSEWREAFVNANVEINVKAKIISTGRLKEELEVNPPNE, translated from the coding sequence TTGAAGAAACTACTAAAAAAACTCCGTTTTAGATACATAGGGACCTTCAGTATATTGCTCTCACTTTTATTATTCTGTTCAGGATGCTGGAGCAATAAGGAAGTCGAAACGCTAGCTTTTGTCACGCTAAGCAGCTATGATTATACCCAAATCAACGGTCAGGATGTTTGGACTGCGGCCACGCTGATCCTGAAGCCGCAAGGCAGTCAGGGACAAGATGAAGGAAAGAAGTCCAGTTTGAGCGGCAATGCAGAACAGCTTGTCACCGGTCAGGGACCAACAATGCAGGATGCAATTAGAAATTATTCCGCAAAATTGTCAACCGTCCCTTTTTATGGTTACGCTACAGGCACGATTATTGGGGAAGAGGCCGCCAAAAGAAAGGCACCTGAGATGATCGAACATCGTGCCCGCTTCCCGCAGACTCGGCCACGCGATATCCTTTTGGTAGCCAAAGGTGAAGTCAAGGAAATACTTATGACGGGAGGCACGATGGACCAGTTGTTTTCTACGGAGGTATCCCAGTTTATCGATTTAAAAGCTACAAACACCGGCAAATCCTACAGTATGTATTTCTATAAGTTTGTATCCTGGCTGACAAGTACTGACCGCGATGCCGTTTTACCACAAATTAAGATTATACCCTTGGAATCGGATAACAAAGAATCCGGAGCTAATCCCAAAACTGAAGGAAGCATTATCGAAGGCCTGGGTGTTTTTCAGTCTGGCCATTTGGTGGGCTGGCTTGATGAGGAACAAACCATCGGTTTTCTGCTGTTGACGCAAAAAATCAACAAAGGCCCGATTTCCATCCCCGTTCAGAAGGACGGAACCATGTTTAACTATTTTCTAAGCAGTTCAGCGTATAAAGTAAAACCAGTCGTCACCAACGGAGAGATATCTTACCAGGTTACAATTCAGACAAAAGGAGAAATCGATGAAAATAACGGTTTAAGACTGACCAAAGAGGATATTGAGCAATTAGAACCTGTCATTAGTGAAAAACTAAAAAAAATAGCCACTGCAACAGTTAACCAGGCCAAAACCTACAAGGCTGATTTTTTGGGTTTCTCCGAAAAGCTGCATCACAAAGATCCCAAAACATTTCATGCTTTGGGATCGGAATGGCGGGAAGCTTTTGTGAACGCTAATGTTGAAATTAATGTAAAAGCAAAGATCATTAGCACCGGCAGACTGAAAGAAGAATTAGAAGTGAATCCTCCGAATGAATGA
- a CDS encoding proton-conducting transporter transmembrane domain-containing protein, translated as MELLLHHLYLVSIFGYLLGAVISLGYLFVQKQNTGNMIVNAICVVASVAAAAASIGKIFTEVETLSIFSLQSAIPFITLEISIDNLSAFFVLALSILVFCVSIYSIGYISHYNGKRNIGLFNFLYVMFIISMFFVLTSANAVFFYISWEAMSLLSYFLVVFESEKEENQQAGTLYIVMTHLATACLLIGFMIIYHYTHSFDLTIAQNGAAIPEMARNIAFILFLVGFGTKAGVIPLHIWLPYAHPAAPSNVSALMSGIMIKTAIYGLIRFVLCYLGVQNTWWGIVILVLGMLSAVLGVAYALMEHNIKRLLAFHSVENIGIILIGLGVSYIAFAQNHLLIGGLALSAALLHTFNHTLFKGGLFLGAGAIQYAVHTKDIEKLGGLLKKMPVTGFMILCFSLAISAIVPFNGFISEWLTYQSLFANILPGQFGLNFFSAVAVAALALTGALAAACFVKLFGISFLGLPRSEQAANAQEVPKTMNIGMGILALICLGIGLFPLTILKLLDPVVGSLGGGSVFSQLQGGFMLVYYPLTVSPGIISPVALVLALAGIILFTLLVIRIVGGKYIEQKYGTWDCGFEALNARMQYSATGFSKPIKIVFRILFRPTRKITTEGDSFYYPESIEYATTVASIFEDYLYHPVIKRLQKFSQRTKYKIQTGSIHSYLIYIFAAVLLLMLYNRLA; from the coding sequence ATGGAGCTTTTACTGCATCATTTATATCTAGTCTCGATATTTGGCTATCTGCTCGGAGCTGTCATTTCCCTCGGATATCTCTTTGTTCAAAAACAAAATACCGGCAATATGATTGTCAATGCGATCTGTGTTGTGGCATCTGTGGCCGCAGCGGCAGCTTCAATCGGGAAAATCTTCACAGAAGTCGAGACACTGAGCATTTTTTCACTGCAATCCGCGATTCCGTTCATTACCCTGGAGATCAGTATTGACAATCTTTCTGCTTTCTTTGTGCTGGCACTGTCGATCCTGGTCTTTTGTGTTTCGATCTACTCGATTGGCTATATATCCCATTACAACGGGAAAAGGAACATCGGCCTGTTTAACTTTCTATATGTAATGTTTATCATTTCGATGTTTTTTGTACTAACCTCGGCCAATGCCGTATTTTTCTATATCTCCTGGGAAGCAATGTCTTTGCTGTCTTATTTCCTGGTAGTATTTGAATCGGAAAAAGAAGAAAATCAGCAAGCCGGAACGTTATATATTGTAATGACCCATCTGGCAACTGCTTGTCTTTTAATTGGATTCATGATCATTTATCACTATACACATTCCTTCGATCTGACGATAGCTCAAAATGGCGCAGCAATCCCCGAAATGGCCAGAAACATTGCCTTCATCTTATTTTTGGTTGGCTTTGGCACAAAAGCAGGCGTTATCCCGCTGCATATCTGGCTGCCTTACGCTCACCCGGCTGCCCCGAGCAATGTCTCGGCGCTGATGTCGGGAATCATGATCAAGACGGCCATCTACGGACTGATCCGTTTTGTGCTTTGCTATTTAGGCGTGCAGAATACCTGGTGGGGAATTGTCATTCTTGTTCTGGGCATGCTGTCAGCTGTACTTGGGGTTGCCTATGCTTTGATGGAACATAATATTAAAAGACTGCTGGCCTTTCATAGCGTAGAAAATATCGGGATTATCCTGATTGGCTTAGGGGTCTCGTATATCGCCTTTGCCCAGAACCATTTGCTCATCGGCGGCCTGGCCTTATCAGCAGCGCTGCTGCATACGTTCAACCATACTCTGTTTAAAGGGGGTCTGTTTCTCGGAGCCGGAGCAATTCAATATGCCGTACATACTAAAGACATCGAAAAACTTGGCGGGCTTCTGAAAAAGATGCCCGTTACCGGTTTCATGATCCTGTGCTTTTCTTTGGCCATATCGGCAATTGTACCGTTTAATGGCTTTATCAGTGAATGGCTGACATATCAGTCCTTATTTGCCAATATACTGCCCGGACAGTTCGGCCTAAACTTCTTTTCGGCTGTCGCCGTGGCAGCATTGGCTTTGACCGGAGCGTTGGCTGCAGCCTGTTTTGTGAAGCTGTTCGGGATATCCTTTCTAGGCCTTCCGCGAAGCGAACAAGCCGCGAATGCGCAGGAAGTTCCCAAAACCATGAATATCGGTATGGGCATTCTTGCGTTGATCTGTCTCGGGATCGGACTTTTTCCGTTAACGATCTTAAAGCTCTTGGATCCGGTCGTTGGCAGTCTCGGCGGCGGCTCAGTCTTCAGTCAGCTTCAGGGAGGCTTTATGCTGGTTTATTATCCGCTGACGGTTTCCCCGGGCATTATATCTCCGGTGGCCCTGGTCCTGGCTTTGGCCGGAATCATCCTGTTTACGCTTCTGGTCATCCGGATCGTTGGCGGTAAATATATCGAACAAAAATACGGAACGTGGGACTGCGGCTTTGAAGCGCTGAATGCACGCATGCAGTACAGCGCGACAGGTTTTTCCAAACCGATCAAGATTGTTTTCAGGATCCTGTTCAGACCAACCAGGAAAATTACGACAGAGGGAGACTCCTTCTATTATCCGGAGTCGATCGAATATGCGACGACGGTCGCCTCGATATTTGAAGATTACCTCTATCATCCTGTCATCAAAAGACTTCAGAAATTTTCCCAAAGAACAAAGTATAAAATTCAAACCGGCAGCATCCATAGTTATTTGATCTATATATTTGCGGCGGTTCTCTTACTGATGCTCTATAACCGTTTGGCTTAA
- a CDS encoding aminotransferase-like domain-containing protein, translating to MEYNYAKRINHLKASEIREILKVTENPEIISFAGGLPAPELFPVDEIKEVSRIVLEEAGTEALQYTTTEGYLPLRKWIAARMNNRLGTQFEPDNILLTHGSQQALDLSGKVFLDEGDVVLCESPTYLAAISAFKAYGCEFKEVPTDEEGMIPAELDRILDSTPNVKLIYVIPDFQNPTGRTWTLPRREHLVKAAMKHQVMIIEDNPYGELRFEDEPLPSLQAFDHKGCVLSLGTFSKIFCPGYRIGWVAGDQKVVEKYVLVKQGTDLQCNTLAQREIAKYLEMYNIDEHIEKIRKVYKRRRNLTVKLMEDYFPEGVTFTRPKGGLFAWIELPANVNARDVLIKSLEQNVAFVPGGSFFPNGGRENTFRINFSNMPDDKIEAGLQSLAGVLREFV from the coding sequence ATGGAATACAACTATGCAAAAAGAATCAACCATTTAAAAGCTTCAGAAATCAGGGAGATACTAAAAGTCACCGAAAATCCGGAAATAATCTCCTTTGCAGGCGGACTCCCGGCACCGGAGCTGTTTCCGGTAGACGAAATTAAAGAAGTCAGCAGGATTGTGCTGGAAGAAGCAGGGACAGAAGCTTTGCAGTATACGACCACCGAAGGCTATCTTCCTTTACGGAAATGGATTGCAGCACGCATGAATAACCGGCTAGGCACCCAATTTGAGCCGGATAATATCCTTTTGACCCACGGTTCACAACAGGCCCTGGATCTTTCCGGAAAGGTCTTTCTTGATGAAGGAGATGTCGTGCTGTGCGAAAGTCCAACGTATCTTGCTGCCATCAGTGCGTTTAAAGCTTATGGCTGCGAATTCAAAGAAGTGCCGACAGATGAGGAGGGTATGATCCCTGCGGAATTGGACAGGATTCTGGATAGTACGCCAAACGTTAAACTCATTTATGTGATTCCTGACTTTCAGAACCCGACGGGCAGAACATGGACACTGCCCCGCAGGGAACACCTGGTTAAGGCAGCTATGAAACACCAGGTCATGATCATTGAAGATAATCCTTATGGTGAATTGCGTTTTGAGGATGAACCACTTCCGTCCCTGCAGGCTTTTGACCATAAGGGCTGCGTTTTAAGCCTCGGAACGTTCTCCAAAATATTTTGCCCGGGTTACCGGATCGGCTGGGTTGCCGGTGATCAGAAGGTTGTTGAAAAATATGTCCTTGTCAAACAGGGAACGGATTTGCAGTGCAACACCCTGGCCCAGAGAGAAATCGCCAAATACCTTGAAATGTATAATATCGACGAACATATTGAAAAAATTCGCAAAGTTTATAAAAGACGCCGCAATCTGACGGTAAAATTAATGGAGGATTATTTTCCCGAAGGAGTCACCTTTACCAGACCCAAAGGGGGGCTCTTTGCCTGGATTGAGCTTCCGGCGAATGTCAATGCCAGAGATGTGCTGATCAAAAGCCTGGAACAGAACGTCGCGTTTGTACCCGGCGGTTCATTCTTCCCGAACGGCGGCAGGGAAAATACTTTCCGAATCAATTTTTCCAATATGCCTGATGACAAAATTGAAGCAGGACTGCAAAGCCTTGCCGGTGTCCTGCGCGAATTTGTCTGA
- a CDS encoding GerAB/ArcD/ProY family transporter: MSGVQLASLMFMIVMSTAILLIPGITAEKAAESAWLSVLIALAVGIVNLMLIYYLGRRFPKLTLPEYAEILLGKTLGKVLTFGYVLFFLIISITVLREFTDFLNMNLMPETPPYVFQTGLMIVAAYAVVKGIEVIVRVNQFILPLFILSLAVLLALAVRDMDLNNLQPFLDKGVLSVLDASLVPVAWFGQIVVLVFLFPKVNQAEDILRNGIFGIIAAGILLTFITVATLTVFGPEYTGDMYFAFLYLAKYIKFITIQRLEFLVIFIWVSGIVVKVAVMYYLETMTLVRMFSLQSKKYVLLGFALPNIILPNLLFESPVDVGHFLKNIWPSIALTFELLIPGLLLLLTVIKKKKVGRYH, encoded by the coding sequence ATATCCGGTGTACAACTTGCTTCTTTGATGTTTATGATTGTCATGTCCACTGCGATCCTGTTAATCCCCGGCATAACAGCGGAAAAGGCCGCAGAATCAGCCTGGCTTTCCGTCCTGATTGCACTTGCTGTCGGGATCGTTAACCTTATGCTGATTTATTATCTGGGACGGCGGTTTCCAAAGCTGACGCTGCCCGAATATGCTGAAATCCTGCTCGGCAAAACCCTCGGAAAAGTCCTGACTTTCGGCTATGTATTATTCTTTTTGATCATAAGTATCACGGTATTAAGAGAGTTTACTGATTTTTTAAATATGAACCTTATGCCCGAAACTCCGCCTTATGTTTTTCAAACAGGTTTGATGATTGTGGCTGCCTATGCGGTTGTTAAAGGAATCGAAGTGATTGTGCGGGTCAACCAGTTTATTCTGCCTTTGTTTATACTGTCTCTGGCGGTCTTGCTGGCGTTAGCCGTCAGAGATATGGATCTAAACAATCTGCAGCCTTTTCTGGATAAGGGTGTCCTGTCCGTTCTGGATGCTTCCCTTGTTCCTGTAGCCTGGTTTGGCCAGATTGTTGTACTCGTATTTTTATTCCCAAAAGTAAACCAGGCGGAGGATATTTTAAGGAATGGCATCTTCGGAATTATTGCTGCCGGTATCCTGCTGACTTTCATTACTGTTGCCACCCTTACTGTTTTTGGGCCGGAATACACGGGTGATATGTATTTTGCTTTTCTTTATTTAGCTAAATATATCAAATTTATTACGATTCAAAGGCTTGAATTCCTTGTTATTTTTATCTGGGTATCCGGTATCGTCGTCAAAGTAGCTGTCATGTATTACTTAGAGACAATGACCTTAGTCCGGATGTTTTCTCTCCAAAGCAAGAAGTATGTTCTCCTGGGGTTTGCTCTACCAAATATTATTCTGCCAAACTTATTATTTGAGAGTCCTGTTGATGTCGGTCATTTTCTTAAGAATATATGGCCATCGATCGCTTTAACGTTTGAGCTGCTGATCCCTGGTCTGCTGTTGCTGCTGACTGTCATCAAAAAGAAAAAAGTGGGGCGTTACCATTGA
- a CDS encoding spore germination protein has protein sequence MFINRLTKTLKSWTNKAPEPTSAPEPPKKQPLSRNYEDNIKKLQQLFANCADVQFHPFQINLEEPVRAFIVYATTITDNQVISDSILKTLLEETRKLQQLTKGGNANLLQIIQDSLLNLTETSTVSNLDEVERKVFAGNAVLIIDGSSSALAAGVRGGENRSIVESDTEPGVRGPKDGFIESIDTNMSLIRRRLKTSRLKLETLEVGELTHTKIAICYIQGIVNEQLLQELKQRIGRIKTDSILEGSYIEELIMDEQYSLFPLVQYTERPDKVTASLLEGRIAILVDNSPMPLLIPATFVTMLQAAEDYYHGSVFATFTRLLRLIALNLALLLPSVTVAVFSFHQELLPTHLVSSVAGTRQGLPLPIALEILVIEFTFELLREAGVRLPKTIGQAISTVGGLVIGQAAVNAGLVSPISVIVVATTAIASFSIPNYDAGYALRILRFMLILLASFLGGVGIMFGLMIILIHLCSLRSFGVPYLIPFAPLSLGEIKDILVRAPWWAMSKRPKSFRSVNPVRQKDNQGPSKPKYRRKRS, from the coding sequence ATGTTTATCAATCGACTGACAAAAACCTTAAAAAGCTGGACAAATAAAGCACCTGAACCCACCTCTGCTCCGGAGCCTCCCAAAAAACAGCCGTTGTCCAGAAATTATGAGGATAACATAAAAAAACTGCAACAGCTTTTTGCCAATTGTGCGGATGTCCAGTTCCATCCATTTCAAATTAATTTGGAAGAACCGGTAAGGGCTTTCATTGTCTATGCCACAACCATCACGGACAATCAAGTGATCAGTGATTCTATACTGAAAACCCTGTTGGAAGAGACGCGCAAACTGCAGCAATTGACGAAGGGCGGCAACGCAAACCTGCTGCAGATCATTCAGGACAGCCTGCTGAATCTTACCGAAACCAGCACGGTTTCTAATCTGGATGAAGTCGAACGAAAAGTGTTTGCAGGCAATGCGGTTCTGATCATTGACGGTTCGTCTTCAGCCCTGGCTGCCGGGGTACGAGGCGGCGAAAATAGGTCCATTGTTGAGTCTGATACCGAACCAGGTGTGCGCGGGCCAAAGGATGGGTTCATCGAGTCCATCGATACAAACATGAGTCTTATCAGAAGACGTTTAAAAACCAGCAGACTTAAGCTGGAAACTTTAGAAGTTGGTGAGCTGACCCATACGAAAATTGCGATCTGCTATATTCAGGGGATCGTGAATGAACAACTGCTGCAGGAATTGAAGCAGCGGATTGGCAGAATCAAAACGGACAGTATCCTGGAAGGCAGTTACATCGAAGAACTGATTATGGATGAGCAATATTCCCTGTTTCCGCTGGTACAATACACGGAAAGGCCCGATAAGGTCACTGCCTCGCTGTTGGAAGGCAGAATCGCGATTCTGGTGGATAATTCTCCGATGCCGCTGCTCATTCCGGCGACATTTGTAACCATGCTGCAGGCAGCCGAGGATTATTATCACGGTTCAGTATTTGCGACATTTACAAGGCTTTTGCGCTTGATTGCCTTGAATTTGGCCTTGTTGCTGCCGTCAGTCACCGTTGCCGTCTTCTCCTTTCACCAGGAATTGTTGCCGACGCATCTCGTCAGTTCAGTGGCAGGAACAAGGCAGGGTTTACCGTTGCCAATTGCTTTGGAGATCCTTGTCATCGAGTTTACATTTGAACTTTTGCGGGAAGCAGGTGTCCGGCTGCCGAAAACCATCGGCCAGGCCATCAGCACGGTCGGCGGTTTGGTTATTGGCCAGGCAGCGGTCAATGCAGGCCTGGTCTCCCCAATCTCCGTTATTGTCGTAGCGACCACGGCAATCGCGTCTTTTTCGATCCCAAATTACGATGCCGGCTATGCGCTCAGGATACTGCGGTTTATGTTGATTTTACTGGCCAGCTTTCTGGGAGGAGTCGGTATCATGTTCGGCCTGATGATCATTCTGATCCATCTCTGCAGCCTGCGTTCTTTCGGTGTCCCTTATTTGATTCCGTTTGCTCCTTTAAGCCTTGGCGAAATCAAAGATATCCTGGTCCGGGCTCCATGGTGGGCAATGTCCAAACGGCCAAAGTCGTTCCGTTCGGTGAATCCTGTCCGGCAGAAAGACAACCAGGGGCCGTCGAAACCAAAGTATAGGAGGAAAAGGTCATAA